One window from the genome of Yamadazyma tenuis chromosome 7, complete sequence encodes:
- the snf21 gene encoding ATP-dependent DNA helicase Snf21 (EggNog:ENOG503NX7W; COG:B,K) has protein sequence MNGNQYHTAAPSNGASNGSVETTHGNGSGSKVPDVAPAKAYHFPKSKQELNHLLNEYQYLSKQSNELKQQFEQQAQDNGEDLKPSTFVDANKESKLKIESLLFQVSQKYDSFTKEKSDFFDGLLEMNQKSVDDSDLDKDLLMRQITSLQLLSKDLDLPQTLQQHLQESIGESDSEEIELASTVFEELFSSKYEYSDYVAKLLRLGIDVSESSRSTDSLGPAYDKLGGFYPEHLVSAKISNRIQDLENVPLNLGTLKFGEVDASKHYDELKIKSLIELKALKLLAKQKQLKKFLVNYQANEAHTKLESLKNDPLINQSIRSFYIRSKIEVSNPESLAIKLEERRKADLEKEQHKFRLQKIQRTIETIDEFNGERNSRFNKRQTFIKAISSFHSFIEKDETRKSERIARQRLQALKDDDVEGYMQLLDEAKDHRITHLLKQTNQFLDTLAQAVKSQQIESGVEIPLEAGAEKPTSDDADDLREKIDYYQVAHRIKEEVKVQPSILVGGSLKEYQVKGLQWMVSLYNNKLNGILADEMGLGKTIQSISLVTYLIEKKHEDKFLVIVPLSTITNWTLEFEKWAPSVKIIVYKGSQNQRREMQPEVRAGNFQVILTTYEYIIRERPILSKFEYSHMIIDEGHRMKNADSKLSITLRTYYKTKNRLILTGTPLQNNLPELWALLNFVLPRIFNSAKSFDEWFNTPFANTGTQEKIELTEEESLLVIRRLHKVLRPFLLRRLKKDVEKDLPDKVEKVLKCNLSGLQYILYEQMLKHNALFVGAGVGSNKSGIKGLNNKIMQLRKICNHPFVFEEVEAVLNSSRLTNDLIWRTSGKFEMLDRILPKFLATGHRVLMFFQMTQVMDIMEDFLRWREMKFLRLDGSTKAEDRQDMLKEFNAPNSEYFCFLLSTRAGGLGLNLQTADTVIIFDTDWNPHQDLQAQDRAHRIGQKNEVRILRLITNDSVEEVILERAHQKLDIDGKVIQAGKFDNKSTAEEQEEFLKRLLEAEGSGEETEEKNMLDDDELNDVLARSDPEKEIFAKMDIDRMTRDKMNGIQTRLIQAAELPKIFTEDVSHHFEKDTKELSKMRVKKRVRYDDGLTEEQWLMAMDDDNDSVEAAIRRKEMRASKRRRSEAERSGRTIEEIEEEEKLNGVYGLDDDEDEGEDDEDEDGEYETSRRKSRRSATPNSFKEEDENIADEDEEDEVENALQIEGNRILEQLDDLVAEDGHKVTEVFEKLPSRKLYPDYYKIIPKPVSINQISKNLKSNKYFDISEMKQDLLTMCSNAKTYNEEGSWIYTDADTIEQVVNGV, from the coding sequence ATGAACGGCAATCAATACCATACGGCTGCTCCTTCCAATGGTGCTTCCAATGGCTCCGTGGAGACTACTCATGGCAATGGATCGGGCTCCAAAGTGCCCGACGTGGCTCCAGCTAAGGCGTACCATTTCCCCAAGTCCAAACAAGAGTTGAACCATTTGTTGAATGAGTATCAATATCTTTCCAAACAATCGAACGAACTCAAACAACAGTTTGAGCAGCAAGCACAAGACAATGGCGAGGACCTTAAACCGTCTACATTTGTTGATGCTAACAAAGAATCCAAACTCAAGATTGAAAGTCTCTTATTCCAAGTCTCTCAAAAATATGATAGTTTTACGAAAGAAAAGCtggatttctttgatgggTTATTGGAAATGAACCAAAAATCTGTGGATGATAGTGATTTGGACAAGGACTTGCTTATGAGGCAAATCACGAGTTTGCAATTGTTGTCCAAGGATTTGGATTTACCTCAAACATTACAACAACACTTACAAGAGTCTATTGGTGAGTCTGATTCAGAGGAAATAGAATTGGCACTGACAGTATTTGAGGAACTCTTTTCCAGTAAATATGAGTACAGTGATTATGTTGCCAAGCTTCTACGCTTAGGAATCGATGTTTCCGAGTCTTCCAGGTCTACGGATTCTTTAGGCCCTGCTTATGACAAACTCGGAGGGTTCTATCCTGAACACTTGGTTTCGGCCAAAATCTCCAATAGAATTCAAGACTTAGAAAATGTTCCTTTGAACTTGGGAACATTAAagtttggtgaagttgatgcCTCCAAACATTACGATGAATTAaaaatcaaatcattgatcGAATTGAAGGCCTTGAAGTTATTAGCCAAGCAAAAGCAGTTAAAGAAGTTCCTTGTGAATTATCAAGCAAACGAAGCTCACACCAAACTTGAgctgttgaagaatgacCCTTTGATAAACCAATCAATCAGGTCATTTTACATTAGAAGCAAGATTGAAGTTTCCAACCCTGAAAGTTTGGCTATTAAATTAGAAGAAAGACGTAAAGCCgacttggagaaagaaCAGCACAAGTTCCGCTTGCAAAAGATCCAGAGAACCATTGAAACtattgatgagttcaatgGTGAAAGAAACCTGAGATTCAACAAGAGACAAACGTTTATCAAAGCCATTTCTTCCTTTCATTCAtttattgaaaaagatgagACTAGAAAGCTGGAAAGAATCGCTAGACAGCGTTTGCAAGCCCTtaaagatgatgatgttgaaggtTATATGCAATTGTTAGACGAAGCTAAGGATCATAGAATCACTCATTTGTTGAAACAAACTAATCAATTCTTGGATACTTTGGCTCAAGCTGTTAAGCTGCAACAAATTGAACTGGGGGTTGAAATTCCATTGGAAGCTGGTGCTGAAAAGCCTACTAGCGATGACGCTGATGACTTGAGAGAAAAGATTGACTACTATCAAGTTGCTCATAGAATCAAAGAAGAGGTTAAAGTACAGCCTTCGATTTTGGTTGGaggttctttgaaagaataTCAAGTGAAAGGTTTGCAATGGATGGTTTCTTTGTACAATAACAAGTTGAATGGTATTTTGGCAGATGAAATGGGTTTAGGAAAAACCATTCAGTCTATTTCATTGGTGACCtatttgattgaaaagaaacatgaagacaagtttttggttaTTGTTCCTTTGTCTACCATCACAAACTGGACATTAGAATTCGAAAAGTGGGCACCTTCTGTCAAGATAATTGTTTATAAGGGTTCTCAGAACCAAAGGAGAGAAATGCAACCCGAAGTCAGAGCTGGTAACTTCCAAGTCATTTTGACTACTTACGAATATATTATCAGAGAAAGACCAATCTTAAGCAAGTTTGAGTACAGTCATATGatcattgatgaaggtCATAGAATGAAGAATGCAGATTCTAAGTTATCCATTACCTTGAGGACCTATTATAAGACTAAAAACAGATTAATTTTGACTGGAACTCCATTGCAAAATAACTTACCCGAATTATGGGCCTTGTTAAACTTTGTATTGCCAAGGATTTTCAACTCTGCTAAATCTTTTGATGAATGGTTCAATACACCCTTTGCCAATACTGGTACTCAGGAAAAGATAGAATTgaccgaagaagaaagtttGTTGGTCATTAGAAGATTGCATAAAGTTTTGAGACCTTTCcttttgagaagattgaagaaagatgttgaaaaagacTTGCCTGATAAGGTCGAGAAGGTTTTAAAGTGCAACTTATCTGGCTTGCAATACATCTTGTATGAACAAATGTTGAAACACAATGCTTTGTTTGTTGGTGCAGGAGTTGGTAGTAACAAAAGTGGAATCAAAGGTTTGAATAACAAGATCATGCAATTAAGAAAAATCTGTAACCATCCGTTCGTGTTTGAGGAAGTGGAAGCGGTTTTGAACAGCTCAAGATTAACAAACGATTTGATTTGGAGGACTTCGGGTAAATTCGAAATGTTGGATCGTATCTTACCCAAGTTTCTTGCTACCGGACATAGAGTGTTGATGTTTTTCCAGATGACTCAGGTTATGGACATTATGGAAGATTTCTTGAGATGGAGAGAAATGAAGTTCTTAAGATTAGATGGTAGTACTAAAGCTGAAGACAGACAAGATATGTTGAAAGAATTCAATGCTCCTAACTCTGAATACTTTTGTTTCTTATTGTCTACTAGAGCTGGtggtttgggtttgaacTTACAAACAGCTGATACGGTCATTATCTTCGATACCGATTGGAATCCACATCAAGATTTACAAGCTCAAGATAGAGCCCACAGAATTGGTCAGAAGAATGAGGTAAGGATCTTGAGATTAATCACTAATGATTCCGTTGAAGAAGTGATCTTGGAGAGAGCTCACCAGAAATTAGATATTGATGGTAAGGTTATTCAGGCAGGTAAGTTTGACAACAAGTCTACAGCcgaagaacaagaagagtTCTTAAAGAGATTATTAGAAGCTGAAGGGTCtggtgaagaaactgaagaGAAAAACATGTTAGATGATGATGAGCTTAATGATGTTTTGGCTAGAAGTGACCCGGAGAAGGAGATCTTTGCAAAGATGGATATCGACAGAATGACACGGGACAAGATGAATGGAATCCAAACAAGGTTGATCCAAGCGGCTGAGTTACCCAAGATCTTTACCGAAGATGTTAGTCACCACTTTGAGAAGGATACGAAAGAGCTCAGCAAAATGAGAGTCAAAAAGAGAGTAAGGTATGACGACGGTTTAACCGAAGAGCAATGGCTTATGGCTATGGATGACGACAATGACTCGGTCGAAGCTGCTATCCGTAGAAAGGAAATGCGTGCTTCTAAACGAAGACGGAGTGAAGCTGAAAGACTGGGTAGGACCATCGAGGAAatcgaggaagaagaaaaactCAATGGAGTTTACGGTCTCGATGATGACGAGGATGAAGGcgaagatgatgaggatgaagatggtgaGTACGAAacctccagaagaaagtCACGTCGGTCGGCTACTCCAAATTcgttcaaagaagaagatgagaaTATTGcagatgaagatgaggaagacGAAGTCGAAAATGCCCTTCAAATAGAAGGAAATCGTATCCTCGAACAATTGGATGACCTCGTGGCAGAGGATGGTCACAAAGTTACGgaggtgtttgaaaaacttccaTCACGTAAACTTTACCCAGACTACTATAAGATTATCCCCAAGCCCGTTTCAATTAATCAGATCTCCAAGAACTTAAAAAGCAACAAGTACTTCGACATCAGCGAGATGAAACAAGACCTCCTTACCATGTGCAGCAACGCCAAAACTTATAACGAAGAGGGCTCGTGGATATATACTGACGCTGACACCATTGAACAGGTTGTTAATGGAGTTTAG
- the PAM17 gene encoding TIM23 complex component (COG:U; BUSCO:EOG09264HN5; EggNog:ENOG503P3WS): protein MLKYRGIGINSVGVSRGLSAWRLKTPSYTVPRLSRFNSTSTQPSASLNWVEYFNLKKQNNRINLASSVITGALGGLLTLNYLGNIEIDVEKPIMGFDPFIVMGGAVVVGSGIGYLLGPFLGTPFFGLLNRASLNQYKIKDQLFLQRIKLKRVDPSSQSFSNPVPDYYGERIYSLNNYKQWLRDCNAFRRKSKEFL, encoded by the coding sequence ATGTTAAAATATAGAGGTATTGGGATCAATTCAGTTGGTGTATCTCGAGGTCTCTCTGCATGGAGGTTGAAAACTCCTTCTTATACAGTCCCCCGGCTCTCCCGCTTTAACAGCACATCCACACAACCATCAGCAAGCTTAAACTGGGTTGAATatttcaatttgaagaaacagaatAATCGGATTAACTTGGCATCTTCGGTGATCACTGGGGCCTTGGGAGGATTGCTCACTTTGAACTACTTGGGAAATATTGAAATCGACGTGGAAAAGCCCATCATGGGATTTGACCCATTCATTGTGATGGGAGGTGCTGTGGTCGTGGGCAGTGGAATAGGTTATTTGTTGGGACCTTTCTTAGGAACCCCTTTCTTCGGTTTATTGAACAGAGCATCCTTGAACCAGTACAAAATTAAAGATCAATTATTCTTGCAGAgaatcaaattgaagagagtTGATCCATCTTCTCAGTCATTTTCCAACCCAGTTCCAGATTACTATGGGGAAAGAATCTACTCTTTGAACAACTACAAGCAGTGGTTGAGAGATTGTAATGCTTTTAGACGGAAATCAAAGGAGTTTCTTTAG
- the KGD1 gene encoding 2-oxoglutarate dehydrogenase E1 component (COG:C; EggNog:ENOG503NV83; BUSCO:EOG09260AZA): protein MLRALKTSVPRAHALKSQLLSQRPLLSVSLQVASRRSLATSTDGFLSTTSGNYIDEMYDAWKQDPTSVHVSWNAYFKNIENNNVPPSQAFSAPPTIIPTVSGGAAGFVPGNEHMSEDVVTHLKVQLLVRAYQVRGHQKAKIDPLGISFGDSDSAIPRELTLDYYGFTEADLNKQITLGPGILPRFAQGKKSMALKDIISTCESLYCSSYGVEYIHIPSKEQCDWLRERIEIPKPFTFSPDQKRQILDRLIWSCSFESFLATKFPSDKRFGLEGAESVVPGLKAMIDTAVDFGVEDIIIGMPHRGRLNMLSNVVRKPNESIFSEFTGSKEFDEGSGDVKYHLGMNYARPTTSGKHVNLSIVANPSHLEAEDGVVLGKTRAIQHYKNDIGDFKKAMSVLLHGDAAFAAQGVVYETMGFANLPAYSTGGTIHIIVNNQIGFTTDPRFARSTLYPSDIAKSINAPIFHVNSDDVESLVFVFNLAAEWRSTFHSDVIIDVVGYRKYGHNETDQPAFTQPLMYKKIAEKKSVLEEYTAQLLAEKTFTQEDIDEHKKWVWNLLEESFAKSKEYKPTSREWLTTPWEDFKSPKELATEVLPHLPTAVDEAILKDIGTKISEAPKGFEIHRNLKRILNTRKKSVDTGEGIDWATGEALAFGSLALEGYHVRVSGQDVERGTFSQRHAVLHDQTSEQTHTPLNNLSEDQGAFAISNSSLSEYGVMGFEYGYSLTSPDALVVWEGQFGDFANTAQVIIDQFIAAAESKWKQRSGIVLSLPHGYDGQGPEHSSGRIERYLQLCNEDPRYFPSPEKLERQHQDCNMQIAYPTTPSNIFHLLRRQMHRQFRKPLILFFSKSLLRHPLARSELKEFTDDSHFQWIIEDVELGKSIGNKEDIKRIVLCTGQVYTALHKKRIALEDTTTAFIKVEQLHPFPFQQLRDALDSYPNVEDLVWCQEEPLNMGPFAYVQPRLLTTLAETENHKSLTLRYAGRDPSASVAAGSKAMHTQEEEAFLNETFQV from the coding sequence ATGCTTAGGGCTTTAAAGACATCTGTGCCTCGTGCCCATGCCTTGAAATCTCAACTCCTTTCCCAAAGACCCCTTTTATCGGTTTCGCTCCAAGTGGCCTCTAGACGGTCATTAGCTACCAGCACTGATGGATTTTTATCAACCACCAGTGGTAACTACATCGATGAAATGTACGATGCCTGGAAGCAGGATCCTACGTCCGTGCACGTGAGTTGGAACGCTTATTTTAAAAACATTGAAAACAATAATGTTCCTCCTTCCCAAGCATTTTCAGCTCCCCCAACAATCATTCCAACTGTTTCTGGTGGTGCTGCTGGATTTGTCCCCGGAAACGAACACATGTCTGAGGATGTGGTGACTCACTTGAAGGTGCAGTTATTGGTGCGGGCGTACCAAGTGAGAGGTCATCAAAAGGCAAAAATTGATCCATTGGGAATCTCGTTTGGTGATAGCGACAGCGCTATTCCAAGAGAATTGACCTTGGATTACTACGGGTTTACCGAGGCAGATTTGAATAAACAGATCACTTTGGGACCCGGTATCTTGCCAAGATTTGCCCAAGGTAAGAAATCAATGGCTTTGAAAGATATCATCAGTACCTGTGAATCATTATACTGTTCGAGTTACGGGGTAGAATATATTCACATTCCTTCCAAAGAACAATGTGATTGGTTGAGagaaagaattgaaatcCCCAAACCTTTCACGTTTTCTCCAGACCAAAAGAGACAAATTCTTGACAGATTGATCTGGTCTTGCTCTTTTGAATCATTTTTAGCAACCAAATTCCCATCCGACAAGAGATTCGGTTTAGAAGGTGCCGAATCGGTGGTGCCAGGTTTGAAGGCCATGATTGACACTGCGGTGGACTTTGGggttgaagatatcattATTGGTATGCCCCACAGAGGTAGATTAAACATGTTGTCCAACGTGGTGAGAAAGCCCAATGAGTCTATTTTCAGTGAATTCACAGGATCCAAGGAATTTGACGAAGGTTCCGGTGACGTCAAATACCACTTGGGTATGAACTACGCTAGACCAACCACTTCTGGTAAACACGTCAACTTGTCTATTGTTGCTAACCCATCCCATTTGGAAGCTGAAGATGGGGTTGTTTTGGGTAAGACCAGAGCCATCCAGCACTACAAGAATGATATTGGTGACTTCAAAAAGGCCATGTCTGTGTTGTTGCACGGTGACGCTGCTTTTGCTGCCCAAGGTGTGGTGTACGAAACCATGGGGTTTGCTAACTTACCTGCCTACTCTACTGGTGGTACTATCCACATTATTGTCAACAATCAAATCGGTTTCACCACTGACCCAAGATTTGCCAGATCCACCTTATACCCATCTGACATTGCCAAGTCTATCAACGCCCCTATTTTCCATGTCAATTCTGATGACGTTGAGagtttggtgtttgtgttcaACTTAGCTGCTGAATGGAGATCAACTTTCCACTCCGATGTTATAATTGATGTGGTTGGATACCGTAAGTACGGACACAATGAAACTGATCAACCAGCTTTCACTCAACCTTTGATGTATAAGAAGATTGCTGAAAAGAAGTCTGTCTTGGAAGAATACACTGCTCAATTATTGGCAGAAAAGACCTTCACTCAGGAGGACATCGACGAACACAAGAAATGGGTTTGGAACTTATTGGAAGAATCTTTCGCCAAGTCTAAGGAATACAAACCAACTTCTAGAGAATGGTTAACTACTCCATGGgaagacttcaagtctccaaaAGAATTGGCTACTGAAGTGTTACCCCACTTGCCAACTGCTGTTGATGAAGCCATCTTGAAGGATATCGGTACTAAGATTAGTGAAGCTCCAAAAGGTTTCGAAATCCACCgtaatttgaagagaatttTGAACACTAGAAAGAAGTCTGTTGATACCGGTGAAGGTATTGACTGGGCTACCGGTGAAGCTTTGGCTTTTGgttctttggctttggaAGGTTACCATGTGAGAGTTTCTGGTCAGGATGTTGAAAGAGGTACCTTTTCTCAACGTCATGCTGTTTTGCACGATCAAACCTCCGAACAAACCCACACTccattgaacaacttgtcTGAAGATCAAGGTGCCTTTGCTAtctccaactcttctttaTCTGAATATGGTGTTATGGGTTTCGAATATGGTTACTCTTTGACTTCCCCAGATGCTTTGGTAGTGTGGGAAggtcaatttggtgatttcgCCAACACTGCCCAAGTTATTATTGATCAATTTATCGCTGCTGCTGAATCTAAATGGAAGCAAAGATCCGGTATTGTTTTGTCCTTACCCCACGGTTACGATGGTCAAGGTCCAGAACACTCTTCTGGTAGAATTGAAAGATACTTGCAATTGTGTAATGAAGATCCAAGATACTTCCCATCtccagaaaagttggaacGTCAACACCAAGACTGTAACATGCAAATTGCTTACCCAACTACCCCATCCAACATATTCCACTTGTTGAGACGTCAAATGCACAGACAATTCAGAAaaccattgattttgtttttctccaagtctttgttgagACATCCATTAGCCAGAAGTGAATTAAAGGAATTCACCGACGATTCCCACTTTCAATGgattattgaagatgttgaattAGGAAAGTCTATTGGTAACAAGGAAGACATCAAGAGAATTGTGTTATGTACTGGTCAAGTTTACACTGCGTTACATAAGAAGCGTATCGCCTTGGAAGACACGACCACTGCATTCATCAAGGTTGAACAATTACACCCATTCCCCTTCCAACAATTACGTGATGCCCTTGACAGTTATCCAAATGTTGAAGACTTGGTGTGgtgtcaagaagaacctttGAACATGGGTCCATTTGCCTATGTCCAACCAAGACTCTTGACGACCTTGGCTGAAACCGAAAACCATAAGTCTTTGACTTTGCGTTATGCCGGTAGAGATCCAAGTGCTAGTGTTGCTGCTGGTTCTAAGGCCATGCATAcgcaagaagaagaagcgTTCTTGAACGAGACTTTCCAAGTCTGA
- a CDS encoding uncharacterized protein (COG:S; EggNog:ENOG503NVX4), with product MNDPNLWYRDKDTLSIGGVIRYVVTYQREDKTVTDVFLRLKNIEKTTIRAIHMLNGPFILYCHVVPVNYDQRKKFVQKEREIHFKNSLKPGQTFNVKLPLNDNSSVQDSEHGDEFCWYIDVISQIVISKATTVLYDMTIGSNIESMKKLNHGPLATLTSLTGQSVNKYIKLNESFSPCLQVKKITGDELWSRPPTYDKPVHLIILTHGIFSNLTADMLYLKEMIETNVRDNVLVKGFSGNAGRTERGIKRMGSDQGKYLMKLIETLLSQGVNIDRISFIGHSLGGLTQLYSIKYILDNDHQFFTRNNIQPYNLVFMASPLLGILNEISFLLSWLLDLGTLGKTGRDLTLSKGKLKGKPLLEQLPDMLHSFMKQCKNLIIYANIINDGIVPLRTSGLLYLDYVTLDNVKDLKSSKETHGNDRTVGEIPAVKNNDKLHVLDKYKQFISLNFNWDVGDKKRRRLHDKILRINARGSDASFGVDEENDNSMAMSQDDAEETDLSSDNDEEIPNLNIPPKASVIESAINTLISPIPNQNYILNPESRHSPIFHDKFYKFTDLPPEKHERALFNREKRQVRIARKYHQELNWRKILVRLPPDAHNNIIVRRRFSNGYGWGVIDHLCELFNEENDTERVGTSRLEKIKSKI from the coding sequence ATGAACGATCCTAATCTCTGGTATCGTGACAAAGATACCTTGTCCATAGGTGGAGTGATACGATATGTGGTAACATACCAGCGCGAGGACAAGACTGTCACCGACGTGTTTTTGCGGTTGAAAAACATAGAGAAGACCACCATACGAGCTATTCATATGCTAAATGGACCCTTTATTTTATATTGTCATGTTGTACCCGTCAATTACGATCAACGAAAGAAGTTTGTTCAGAAGGAACGGGAGATACATTTCAAGAACTCTTTAAAACCCGGTCAGACGTTCAATGTCAAGCTTCCATTGAACGATAACTCGAGTGTACAAGACAGTGAACATGGTGATGAATTCTGCTGGTACATCGATGTGATTTCCCAGATAGTTATTTCCAAGGCCACCACTGTGCTATACGATATGACTATTGGCAGCAATATAGAGAGcatgaagaaactcaaccaTGGCCCGTTAGCGACTCTTACATCGCTCACAGGTCAAAGTGTAAACAAGTACATCAAGTTAAATGAAAGTTTCAGTCCGTGTTTACAAGTGAAAAAAATCACGGGTGACGAGCTATGGTCAAGGCCTCCCACATACGACAAACCCGTACACTTGATCATACTTACACATGGGATTTTTTCGAACTTGACCGCTGATATGTTGTATTTGAAGGAAATGATAGAAACTAATGTTCGAGATAACGTGTTAGTAAAAGGATTCAGTGGTAATGCTGGAAGAACAGAAAGAGGGATCAAGCGTATGGGCTCTGATCAAGGGAAGTATCTAATGAAGCTCATTGAAACCCTCTTGAGTCAAGGTGTCAATATCGATAGAATTTCCTTTATTGGCCATTCTCTTGGTGGATTGACCCAATTGTATTCTATCAAGTATATTCTTGACAATGACCACCAGTTTTTTACTAGAAACAACATACAACCTTACAACTTGGTGTTCATGGCCAGTCCTCTTTTGGGAATTTTGAATGAAATCAGCTTTTTACTTTCTTGGTTATTGGACTTGGGAACGTTGGGAAAAACCGGTAGAGACCTCACTTTGAGCAAGGGAAAACTAAAGGGAAAGCCTTTGTTGGAGCAGCTTCCTGATATGCTTCATAGCTTCATGAAACAATGCAAAAACCTAATCATATATGCtaatatcatcaacgaTGGTATTGTACCATTGAGAACCAGTGGATTGCTATACTTAGACTACGTCACCCTAGACAACgtcaaagacttgaagctGTCAAAGGAAACGCATGGCAATGATCGAACTGTAGGAGAGATTCCTGCCGTGAAGAATAATGATAAACTTCATGTTCTTGACAAGTACAAGCAATTCATttcattgaacttcaattgGGATGTGGGTGACAAAAAGCGAAGGAGGCTCCACGATAAGATTCTAAGGATTAATGCTAGAGGAAGTGATGCGTCTTTTGGCGTAGACGAAGAGAATGATAATTCGATGGCAATGTCTCAGGATGATGCAGAAGAGACCGATTTATCGTCAGACAATGACGAAGAAATACCCAATTTGAACATTCCTCCCAAAGCTTCAGTCATTGAGTCTGCAATTAACACTTTAATAAGCCCCATTCCTAACCAGAATTATATCTTGAATCCTGAGTCTAGGCACTCGCCAATATTCCATGACAAGTTTTACAAATTTACCGACTTACCTCCAGAGAAGCACGAACGAGCATTATTCAACAGAGAGAAGAGACAAGTACGAATAGCCCGAAAGTATCACCAAGAGCTCAACTGGAGAAAGATTTTGGTTAGACTTCCTCCTGATGCTCATAATAATATCATAgtaagaagaaggttttCAAACGGGTACGGATGGGGAGTGATTGATCATTTGTGTGAGTTGTTCAACGAGGAGAATGATACAGAAAGAGTGGGAACTTCCAGGCTtgagaagatcaagagcAAAATCTAA
- the NUC1 gene encoding nuclease (BUSCO:EOG092645MK; COG:F; EggNog:ENOG503NUPM), which produces MPKLLVNTVAIGTVGITSYFWGLGSKSKTQEKSETKNLPVPYTPKSNLPSSVNPQDFYKYGFPGPIHDLQTRQEFVSCYDRAKRNPYWIVEHITRDSIKSTQGVDRKKSVFREDEQIPVKFRNRLRDFFRSGYDRGHNAPAADAKFSQEALNETFYLTNISPQVGEGFNRDYWAHFEDFCRRLTGKYDHIRIMTGPLYLPKQCADGKYRVEYEVIGSPPTVAVPTHFFKLVVGENNNSDQISVASFVLPNDVISNDDPLTKYQVPVEALENASGLELLYKVPPNKKKDLCKEVRCEIIVREFPKNVNNAMAISAKFDKA; this is translated from the coding sequence ATGCCAAAACTCTTAGTGAATACAGTTGCAATAGGAACTGTGGGCATTACTTCCTACTTCTGGGGACTTGGAAGTAAGTCCAAGACTCAAGAAAAATCTGAGACTAAAAACTTACCTGTTCCTTATACGCCGAAAAGTAACTTACCATCTCTGGTGAATCCACAAGATTTCTACAAATATGGATTTCCCGGTCCGATCCATGATTTGCAAACAAGACAAGAATTTGTCAGTTGTTACGACAGAGCTAAACGAAACCCATACTGGATCGTCGAACATATAACCAGAGACTCGATCAAGTCTACCCAAGGGGTTGATAGAAAGAAATCAGTGTTCCGAGAAGACGAGCAGATACCTGTGAAGTTTAGAAACAGATTGAGAGATTTCTTCAGAAGCGGCTACGACAGAGGCCACAATGCTCCGGCAGCAGATGCAAAGTTCAGTCAGGAAGCCTTGAACGAAACCTTCTACTTGACAAACATTTCACCGCAGGTGGGAGAAGGATTTAACAGAGACTACTGGGCtcattttgaagacttctGTAGGAGACTTACTGGGAAGTACGACCATATTAGAATCATGACCGGTCCTTTGTACTTACCTAAACAATGTGCTGATGGTAAATATAGAGTTGAATATGAGGTAATTGGTTCTCCTCCCACAGTTGCAGTTCCAACtcactttttcaaattaGTAGTTGGAgagaacaacaacagcgACCAAATCAGTGTGGCTTCTTTTGTGTTACCAAACGACGTGATAAGTAATGATGACCCGTTAACCAAATACCAGGTCCCAGTAGAAGCCTTGGAAAATGCTAGCGGTTTGGAGTTGCTCTATAAAGTGCCTCCGaataagaagaaagacTTGTGTAAAGAAGTCAGATGTGAAATTATTGTTAGGGAGTTCCCAAAGAATGTCAACAATGCCATGGCTATCTCTGCAAAGTTCGACAAGGCCTAA